In Thermoplasmata archaeon, a single window of DNA contains:
- a CDS encoding 50S ribosomal protein L15e yields the protein MADEQKAPAPELSIAGEEEQKKPVRPRNLYGYVKQAWKKPKGGVVEETHFQRMTEWRRGAAFVRLEHPTRIDRARELGFRAKQGYVVVRARVRRGGRRRPHPMGGRHPKRRGLRKITMGKSIQRIAEERTASHYPNLEVLNSYWVGEDGMHKYYEVILVDPQHPVIRNDPKINWICNPANRGRVYRGLTSAGKKGRGLMYKGKGAERVRPGVLAHERKGK from the coding sequence ATGGCCGACGAACAGAAGGCTCCGGCACCGGAGCTTAGCATCGCGGGCGAGGAGGAACAGAAGAAGCCCGTCCGCCCGCGGAACTTGTACGGATACGTGAAGCAGGCGTGGAAGAAGCCCAAGGGCGGCGTCGTCGAGGAGACGCACTTCCAGCGCATGACGGAATGGAGACGCGGAGCCGCCTTCGTCCGTCTCGAGCACCCCACGCGGATCGACCGCGCGCGGGAGCTCGGATTCCGTGCGAAGCAGGGCTACGTCGTCGTGCGCGCAAGGGTCCGCCGCGGCGGGCGACGCCGGCCGCACCCCATGGGCGGGCGCCATCCGAAGCGCCGCGGCCTCAGGAAGATCACGATGGGCAAGTCTATCCAGCGCATCGCGGAGGAGCGCACCGCGAGCCACTACCCGAACCTCGAGGTCCTCAACTCGTATTGGGTCGGCGAGGACGGGATGCACAAGTACTACGAGGTCATCCTCGTGGATCCCCAGCACCCCGTGATCCGCAACGACCCCAAGATCAACTGGATCTGCAACCCCGCGAACCGCGGCCGCGTGTACCGCGGGCTCACGTCCGCGGGCAAGAAGGGCCGCGGCCTCATGTACAAGGGCAAGGGCGCGGAGCGCGTCCGTCCGGGCGTCCTCGCCCACGAGCGCAAGGGCAAGTGA
- a CDS encoding THUMP domain-containing protein, with the protein MVLLVRFGEIALKSRYVRRQLRDRLVANIQDLFAAEGVECVTEADEARVYVSVDDPARARRILGRVFGIVSISPATEGHGDLGTLTRLAVDEARSAGLQAGVTFAVRPRRVGSHPFTSQDVAREIGGAILNAVPGAKVNLTAPAVEVHVEVRENRGFVFHEFWDGPGGLPLGSQGRALAVVDGEAGLVAAWMAMKRGCRVVAAAPRGSIDIEALRPWEPGLKVLEFDGRAQLEDLVRLARAGAVFLGTRGRDFDPAQRPKLSVPVFEPVVGLPDAEVRALAQRVRAA; encoded by the coding sequence ATGGTCCTCCTCGTGCGGTTCGGCGAGATCGCGCTCAAGAGCCGGTACGTCCGCCGGCAGCTGCGCGACCGGCTCGTCGCGAACATCCAGGACCTCTTCGCGGCCGAGGGCGTCGAGTGCGTCACGGAAGCGGACGAGGCCCGGGTCTACGTGTCCGTGGACGACCCCGCGCGAGCCCGGCGCATCCTGGGACGGGTGTTCGGCATCGTGTCGATCAGCCCCGCGACGGAAGGGCACGGGGACCTCGGCACCCTGACGAGGCTCGCGGTGGACGAGGCACGGAGTGCGGGCCTCCAGGCCGGCGTCACCTTCGCAGTCCGCCCGCGTCGCGTGGGGTCCCACCCGTTCACGAGCCAGGACGTGGCAAGGGAGATCGGCGGCGCGATCCTGAACGCGGTGCCGGGGGCCAAAGTGAACCTCACCGCGCCGGCCGTGGAGGTTCACGTCGAGGTCCGCGAGAACCGCGGATTCGTGTTCCACGAGTTCTGGGACGGCCCCGGCGGTCTCCCGCTCGGGAGCCAGGGACGCGCCCTCGCCGTGGTCGACGGCGAGGCGGGGCTCGTCGCCGCTTGGATGGCCATGAAGCGTGGCTGCCGGGTCGTCGCCGCGGCACCGCGCGGATCGATCGACATCGAGGCGTTGAGGCCGTGGGAGCCAGGCCTCAAGGTCCTCGAGTTCGACGGCCGAGCCCAGCTAGAGGACCTCGTCCGCCTGGCCCGAGCGGGCGCCGTGTTCCTGGGTACCCGGGGTCGCGACTTCGATCCCGCGCAGCGGCCCAAGCTCTCCGTGCCCGTGTTCGAGCCCGTGGTGGGCCTGCCGGACGCCGAGGTCCGGGCCCTCGCCCAGCGGGTCCGTGCCGCGTGA